The nucleotide sequence TGCCCCACGTGCAGCGATGCCGCGCTTTTCACCCGGGCAATGCCAAAATCCAAGATTCGCGCGCTCTCGCGCCCGTGCTGCCGAACGATGAATATGTTGTCGGGCTTGATGTCCCGATGAATGATCGCCACCTGCCCTGCCGACGTCGAGAGTGCATGAGCTTGCGCGAGCGCATGCGCGACCGGCTGAAGAAACGGCACGAGCGTTCGAATGCCGAAAGGGGCTTTCCCTTGTTTGTTACGACGATGAATGATCACGTCGAACGGTTCGCCCTCGAGCCACTCGAGCGCCAAAAACGGGACAAACCGCCCACCTTCGAGCGTGAGCGCGTCGACGTGAAGCGGGCGAACGACCGCGGGACTCGTCGAAGAAAGTCGAAACAACATCTCGCCCTCTTCGCGGAACCTTTCGAGAAATTGGTCCCGATCGGCCGGGGTCATCGTGTCCGGCACCTTCAAACACTTGAGCGCCACCGGCGCTCGAAATGCCGTGTGAAATGCCTGGTAAACGACCCCGAAACCGCCTTCGGCGACGACACGATCGATGCGGAAAAATCCGGCCTGAGTCGAACCTACGATGCCGAAGACATCCGAATCCACGGGCCGTACTCTAGCCGAGGACGCTTTGATGGGCGATACGAGATGTCGACATGCCGTGCTGTTTGTCAACGTGTCGCGCGGGTCGTCAGCGCACCTACGTCAGGACAAAAGCGAACCATTACCGTACCGACACGCGGATGCGTCAGTCCACGACGTCAAGATTATGACTATCCTCCAAAACCTGCCTGAAAACGGCCTCGACGAACCTCGCTGGAACGCCCAGGCGCTCGGCATACTCGCAGCGTTCTGCGATGAGCGCAGATTCGCGCGCTTCGTCGAAAAGGGGCAAACCGAGCGCTCGTTTCTTCGCAAAAAGGTCCAGCACGAGCGCTCGCCTTCGTGCAAGAAGCTCCACGATCGCGTGATCGATGTCGTCGATGGACGCACGCGAAGTCGCGACTTCGGCAGGTAGAGCAGCCATACGCCCAGGGTAGCCGACATGCG is from Polyangiaceae bacterium and encodes:
- a CDS encoding chorismate mutase: MATPEKRIVEVERLSLRSGNHRKYRETEAKRAHVGYPGRMAALPAEVATSRASIDDIDHAIVELLARRRALVLDLFAKKRALGLPLFDEARESALIAERCEYAERLGVPARFVEAVFRQVLEDSHNLDVVD